Proteins co-encoded in one Acidobacteriota bacterium genomic window:
- a CDS encoding IS110 family transposase — MTVYIGVDFHPYEQTVAYCDERDGEVRYRQFLHSDKQSLKAFYRKFGDEVVVGVEATGCLWWFEKLLFENGIKVKIGDPRLIRRAALSRHKNDFRDAETILDLLVNGSFPEITPRSERSREMLTMLNHRHFLVKKRTSIANTLQAFARSKGLDKFRLQTLKRQKELLDAVSTDMERLIVISRFSLYNELSKEIAAFDAKLAEEADKDAKTRLLMTHPGIGVVTALALIHTLGDVRRFRRKEEVVAFVGLDPLEKSSGEKRRIGSISKHGSRLTRHLLGQAAQTCRDHGIKAHYLQVSRRRGRPKAKVAAARKLLINCYVMLRDNISYEQFATGGAKLACARGQER, encoded by the coding sequence GACGGTTGCTTATTGTGACGAGAGGGATGGAGAGGTGCGGTATCGGCAGTTTCTGCATTCGGACAAGCAGTCTTTGAAGGCGTTTTATCGCAAGTTTGGAGACGAGGTGGTTGTCGGGGTAGAGGCGACGGGTTGTTTGTGGTGGTTTGAAAAGCTGCTCTTTGAAAACGGAATAAAGGTAAAGATAGGTGATCCGAGGCTGATCAGGCGAGCTGCGTTGTCGCGACACAAGAACGACTTTCGTGATGCGGAGACGATCCTGGATCTCCTGGTGAACGGCTCGTTTCCCGAGATCACGCCGAGGAGCGAGCGGAGCCGCGAGATGCTCACGATGCTCAATCATCGGCATTTTCTGGTGAAGAAGCGTACATCGATCGCAAACACGCTACAGGCGTTCGCTCGATCGAAGGGGCTCGATAAGTTTCGGCTTCAGACACTTAAACGGCAGAAAGAGCTTCTCGATGCGGTTTCGACCGATATGGAGCGGCTCATCGTCATATCGCGGTTTTCTTTATACAACGAATTGTCTAAAGAGATAGCGGCCTTTGACGCGAAACTTGCGGAGGAGGCGGATAAAGATGCAAAGACGCGCCTTCTGATGACGCATCCGGGCATCGGAGTGGTCACCGCTCTGGCACTCATTCACACACTAGGCGACGTCCGCCGCTTTCGACGCAAGGAAGAGGTAGTCGCGTTCGTAGGACTGGACCCGCTGGAGAAAAGCTCCGGCGAGAAGAGACGAATAGGCTCGATCAGCAAGCATGGCTCGCGACTCACGAGGCATCTGCTCGGTCAGGCCGCCCAGACGTGCCGCGATCATGGGATCAAGGCACATTACTTACAAGTTAGCCGTCGACGCGGCCGCCCGAAAGCAAAAGTCGCAGCGGCCCGCAAACTGCTCATCAACTGTTACGTCATGCTTCGTGACAACATCAGCTACGAACAGTTTGCAACCGGCGGGGCGAAGTTGGCCTGTGCGAGGGGTCAGGAGAGGTGA
- a CDS encoding DNA methylase, producing the protein MDDPVFPFSPYSKSLKIEAIETAAQRVLDARAGFPNSSLADLYDPLTMPPTLVKAHNDLDRAVDLARRPQPFTTEAGRMVFLFELYEKYTAGLFVEPKKRKRS; encoded by the coding sequence ATAGATGACCCTGTTTTCCCCTTTTCCCCGTACTCGAAAAGTCTTAAGATCGAAGCGATCGAGACTGCCGCTCAGAGAGTTTTGGATGCGCGTGCCGGGTTTCCAAATAGTTCGCTCGCCGATCTCTACGACCCGCTGACAATGCCGCCCACGCTGGTGAAGGCCCACAACGACCTCGACCGCGCCGTCGACCTCGCCCGCCGCCCCCAACCCTTCACCACCGAAGCCGGCCGCATGGTCTTCCTCTTCGAACTGTATGAGAAATACACGGCTGGGCTGTTTGTGGAACCGAAGAAAAGGAAAAGATCCTGA
- the carA gene encoding glutamine-hydrolyzing carbamoyl-phosphate synthase small subunit, whose translation MSKAILVLEDGRTFSGVSFGADGEAFGEMVFNTSMSGYQEILTDPSYAGQIVCMTYPLIGNYGTNAEDVESRRPWVEGFVVREASRIASNFRSTMSLQDYLKQNNIVGIEHIDTRALVRHIRDKGAMRSVISTVDLDPQSLLNKVLASPEMANRELASAVTAHEEYDYPAADEEKYHIVAYDFGVKTNSLREFAKFGCRITVVPSETTADEVMALKPDGVFLSNGPGDPASMTSVVAEIKKLVASQKPMFGICLGHQLIGEAFGGSTYKLKFGHRGGNQPIKDLTTGKIEITAHNHGFAVDADSLPADVEVTHINLNDHTVAGLRHKTLPVFSVQYHPESAPGPHDSEYLFQRFIDLMNVSGART comes from the coding sequence ATGAGTAAGGCGATCTTGGTTCTTGAGGACGGGCGGACTTTTTCAGGCGTTTCTTTTGGGGCGGACGGCGAAGCGTTTGGCGAGATGGTGTTCAACACCTCGATGTCCGGTTATCAGGAGATACTGACCGACCCAAGCTACGCCGGGCAGATCGTCTGCATGACGTATCCGCTGATCGGCAACTACGGTACCAACGCCGAAGACGTCGAATCACGCCGCCCTTGGGTGGAGGGTTTTGTTGTCCGGGAAGCGAGCCGCATCGCGTCGAATTTTCGCTCGACAATGTCGCTGCAGGATTACTTAAAGCAAAATAACATCGTCGGCATTGAGCATATCGATACGCGTGCCCTAGTCCGCCACATTCGCGACAAGGGAGCGATGCGCAGCGTGATCTCCACCGTCGATCTCGACCCTCAGTCGCTTCTCAACAAAGTCCTCGCCTCACCCGAGATGGCTAACCGCGAACTAGCCAGTGCTGTCACGGCTCACGAAGAATACGATTATCCAGCTGCTGACGAAGAGAAATACCATATCGTCGCCTACGATTTTGGCGTTAAAACTAACAGCCTGCGGGAATTTGCCAAGTTCGGCTGCCGGATTACGGTTGTGCCGTCGGAAACGACCGCAGACGAGGTAATGGCTCTAAAACCTGACGGCGTTTTTCTTTCAAATGGCCCCGGCGATCCGGCATCGATGACGTCAGTGGTCGCGGAGATCAAAAAGCTGGTCGCCTCACAAAAACCAATGTTCGGCATTTGCCTCGGTCACCAACTGATCGGCGAGGCATTTGGCGGATCGACTTACAAACTAAAATTCGGCCACCGCGGCGGCAACCAGCCGATCAAGGACCTGACTACGGGCAAGATCGAGATCACCGCCCACAATCACGGTTTCGCGGTCGATGCCGACAGCCTGCCGGCGGACGTCGAGGTCACGCACATCAACCTCAACGACCACACGGTTGCCGGCCTACGCCACAAAACCCTGCCGGTTTTCAGCGTCCAGTACCATCCCGAATCAGCTCCCGGGCCGCATGATTCTGAGTATTTGTTTCAGAGATTCATTGATCTTATGAATGTTTCAGGAGCCCGAACGTAA